GATCACGTGTAAATACTTGAACATCAATAACAACACCTAATTTAGAGGCGCCAACACGTAATGATGAATCTTTAACATTGTTGGCTTTTTCGCCAAAAATAGCTCTGAGTAACTTTTCCTCAGGAGAAAGCACTGTTTCACTCTTAGGGGTTACCTTACCTACTAAAATATCACCGCCTTTAACACGAGCACCTACATAAACAACACCCACTTCATCTAACTTAGCCAGTGCTGACTCGCTAACATTTGGAATGTCTGCGGTAATCTCTTCAGGACCTAATTTAGTATCACGTGAATAAGCAGTTAACTCTTCAATATGAATAGTTGTATAACGATCTTCTTGCACAACCTTTTCTGAAATTAAAATTGAATCTTCAAAGTTATAGCCGTTCCAAGGCATAAAGGCAATCTTCATATTTTGACCCAATGCTAACTCGCCCATATCAGTTGATGGACCATCTGCTAAAACATCGCCAGCAGCAATTTTATCACCAGCTTTAACTAATGGCTTTTGGTTAATACAAGTATTCTGATTGGAGCGCGAATACTTGGTCAAATTGTAAATATCAACACCCAGCTCACTTGCTTTAGTTTGCTTAGAATCTACGCGAATAACAATACGTGATGCATCTACCGCCTCAACCACACCACTATGTTTAGCAGTCACGCAAACACGAGAGTCCGTTGCTACAACACGCTCAATACCTGTGCCAACCAATGGTTTTTCAGCCTTTAACACAGGAACAGCTTGGCGTTGCATATTTGAGCCCATCAGCGCACGGTTCGCATCGTCATGCTCTAAGAAAGGAATGAGTGCTGCTGCCACCGATGCAATTTGCTTAGAATCAATATCGATTAACGTCACTTCTGATGAATTTACCAAAACAAACTCATTCTTATGGCGACAAGAAATAAGATCATCCATTAACTTGCCTTTATCATTCACTATTGCATTTGCTTGTGCAATTGTATGCGTGATTTCATCAATGGCTGAGACATAAATCACCTCTTTAGTCACTTTACCATTTTTAACTACTTGATAAGGTGTTTCTAAAAATCCATAACTGTTTGTTTTGGCATAAACAGCCAATGTATTAATCAAACCAATATTAGGGCCTTCTGGCGTTTCAATTGGGCACAAACGACCATAGTGCGAAGGATGTACATCACGCACTTCAAAACCAGCGCGTTCACGAGTTAGTCCGCCAGGACCTAGCGCAGAAATACGACGCTTATGAGTCACTCCTGACAAAGGATTCACTTGATCCATAAATTGAGACAGCTGAGAAGAGCCAAAAAACTCTCTAACTGCTGCAGATACAGGCTTAGAATTAATTAAATCTTGTGGCGTTAATTCGTCTGTTTCAGCTAAATTCAAACCCTCTCTGACTGCTTTTTCAACCCTAACAAGGCCAATTCTGAACTGATTTTCAATCATCTCACCAATTGCTCTTACGCGCCTGTTGGCTAGTGTATCAACATCATCAACAAAATCATTACCGTCTTTAATATTAATGAGTAACTTAATAACACTAATAATGTCATCATTGGTTAATACATGTTCACCTGTTTCAGACCCAATGCCTAAACGACGATTAAGCTTCATACGGCCGACTTTTGATAAATCATAGCGATCGTTTTTAAAAAATAAATTGTTAAATAATAGATTAACCGCATCTTCAGTGGCGGGCTCACCCGGACGCATTACATGATAGATGGACATACGAGCTTCAATCTCGGTTTGTGTTTCATCTAAGCGTAATGTATCTGAAATATAAGCACCTGTCTCAGAGGCATTAATATAAAGGATTTCTATTTTTTTAACTTTATTGGTGTTTAATAACTCTAATACTTCTTCAGAAGTAACAGTATTGGCTGATATTAAAATTTCACCCGTGTCTTTATCAATAATATCAGCAGAGATTACCTTATCAAGCAAATACTCTAATGGCGCGTTGATTGATTTAATACCTGCTTTTTCCAATAACTTAACATGCTTAGCAGTAATTCTACGACCTTTTTCAACCACCACGTTTTGATTGGCAACAATATCAAATTCTGCAATTGTGCGTTGCAGGCGAATCGGCGCCATGCTTAAATTGCATGATTTAGCTTTTAATTTAACAGTAATCTTTTCAAAAAAGGTTTCAAGAATACCTTCACTACTTAGACCCATGGCGCGTAATAATGTGGTGACTGGTAATTTTCTACGCCTGTCAATTCGAACATACAAATGTTCATGATGGTCATATTCAAAATCCAACCATGAACCACGATAAGGAATAATGCGTGAAGAGAACAAAATCTTACCTGAAGAGTGGGTTTTACCCTTATCATGCTCAAAAATAACGCCGGGAGACCTGTGTAGTTGAGACACAACAACACGTTCAGTGCCATTAATAACAAAGGTACCCGTTTCAGTCATTAGTGGCAATTGCCCTAAATAAACATCTTCTTCAATAATTTGCTTAACTTTGCGTTTTTTCTTCAAGGTTGAGCCATTCTTATCAAATAGAACCAGATTTAATTTAACACGCAATGTTGATGCAAACGTTACGCCACGTAATTTACATTCTTCAACATTAAATTTAGGTTCTTGTAATCCATAATCAACATACTCAATTTGTGCATAGCCATTAACCGCAGTAATCGGGAACACCGATTGAAAAACAGCATGTAAACCAACATCTTGTTTGGTTTTGCTACCTGCTTGGATAAAACTGTTAAATGAGTCAATTTGGATTGCTAGTAAATCTGGTTCGGTCAAAATTGATTCCCTAGAACCAAAGTTATTTCTAATTCGCTTTTTTTCGGTGAATGAATAAGCCATGAATACCTCGTATTGAATCGATCGTGTTATATAAAAAATTTCTTCTTAATCAACAAACTTCAATTGATATCTTTAAAAAACATCTCATTGAGTCTGTACTTTAATTTAGTGTACAAATAAAACGCCAAAATCCCCTTGTCGAGGATTCTAGGTTTTTGCGTTTAACTAATTATTTTAGTTCTACGCTAGCACCAGCCTCTTCAAGCTGTTTTTGGATATCCTCAGCTTCTGCCTTAGATGCACCCTCTTTGATTGCTACTGGCGCAGACTCAACCATGTCTTTAGCTTCCTTAAGACCCAGCCCAGTAATGCTACGAACCGCCTTAATAACAGCAACTTTTTTCTCACCAAATGAGGTTAACATAACGTCAAACTCATCTTTCTCAACTGCTGCGTCACCTGCATCTACTGCTGCCACTGGCGCTGCTGTAACTGCTGCTGCACTTACACCAAACTTTTCTTCCATTGCTGATACTAATTCAACAACATCCATTACCGACATATCAGCAATTGCATTTAAAATATCTTCATTGGTTAATTTAGCCATGATAGTTACTCCTTTTATTTATTTATGATTGTTTTTGATCACGAACTGCTGCCACTACTCGAGTCGCCTTAGTTGGTACCTCAATTAAGGTTCTAACTAGCTTCTCAACTGGTGCTAACATTAACGCCATTGTGATACCAATTGCTTGATCTTTAGTTGGTAAGTTTGCAATGCGTTGAAGTTGATTTGATTCTACAAATTCACCTGAAACGCCCAAACCTTTAACGACTAAATCTTCATTATCTTTGATAAAATTTTTGAATACTCGTGCTACTGCACCTGGATCTTGTTGTGAAAAACCCAAAATAACAGGTCCACTAAGAACCGGCAATACACATTCACATTCTGTCTCTACCAATGCTCTTTTTGCTAGTGAGTTCCTTACAACACGTAAAGTCACATTAGCATCAGTCGCACTTGAACGTAAATTAGTCATTTGCTCAACTGTCAATCCACGATACTCAGCAACGCCAACAGAAATTGACACTTTTGCGAGTGAGTTTACTTGTTCGACAACTGCCTTTTTTGCCATCAGATTTAGAGCCATTTACCCCTCCTGAACAATTTAAAAAAGAAAGCCATCTTTTGATAACTTTCGCCACAGAGTATTTGCATACCCTCTACATAGGCAGATCGAAAAAATCAATCAATTAAACAAACATACCAGAAGATATACTTGCACCTATGGTCTTTGAGGCCATGCAAGACAAATCTTGCGACCCAAAGAATTCTTTTAAAGTCCTTTACATCATCATACAAAGGCTTCTTTTAATAAAATTTAAATATCCACACTTGCTAAATCAACGCTAAGTCCTGGCCCCATAGTCGAAGAAATACTTAATTTTTTAAAAAAAATACCCTTGGTTGAACTGGGTTTTACTTTTTTAAGTGCCTCCATTAAAGCATTAATATTTTGTGCTAGTGCACTTACATCAAATGACGCTCTGCCAACACAGCCATGAACAATGCCAGCTTTGTCAGCGCGATAACGCACTTGACCTGCTTTAGCATTATTAACAGCAGTTGCAACATCTGGCGTTACTGTACCGACTTTAGGGTTAGGCATTAAACCACGAGGACCTAACACTTGACCTAGGCGACCCACAACACCCATGGCGTCTGGAGACGCAATTACCACGTCATAGTTTAAATCACCGTCTTGCATAGATTTCATTAAATCTTCCATACCAACAACATCTGCACCAGCATCTTGTGCTTTAGCCACATTGTCACCTTGAGTAAATACAGCAACACGGACTGTTTTGCCCGTACCATTTGGAAGTACAACTGCACCACGAACATTTTGGTCAGATTTCTTAGCATCAATACCTAAATTGATACTCACATCAATAGACTCATCAAATTTTGCTGTTGCACATTCTTTTAATAGATTCAAAGCATCATTAATTGAATAACGCTTATTAGACTCAACCTTGGCTGAAATGTCTTTTTGTTTTTTTGTTAATTTAGCCACTTGCTCAACCCTCCACTGTAATACCCATTGACCTAGCCGTGCCAGCAATAATATTAACTGCTGCATCCATGTCATTGGCATTCAAATCCTTCATCTTCATACTAGCCACTTCTTCTAACTGAGCACGAGTAATATTGCCCACTTTATCTAGATGAGGAACGCCGCTACCTTTTTTAATGCCAGTTATTTTTAGAATTAACAAGGCTGCTGCTGGTGTTTTAGTTACAAAAGTAAAACTACGATCACTATAAACAGTGATTACAACGGGCACTTTCATGCCTTTGTCAATATCTTGAGTTTTTGCGTTAAATGCTTTACAAAATTCCATAATATTAACACCATGCTGGCCCAATGCAGGACCTACAGGTGGTGATGGATTTGCTTCTTGTGCAGCCACTTGAAGTTTAATATAGGATTCAATTTTTTTAGCCATTTTTCTTCCTTGAGGCTTTGCCTCATTTTGGGTATTTATGCCCGTTATGGGTGCAAACGCCGATTAAGCTCCCCTGTTAAATCACAACTTTTAAAGTTGTTTGTCGTTTAAGTCTTATCTACTTGTGAGAATTCCAATTCTACTGAAGTAGAACGACCAAAAATTAGCACCTCTACTTTCAATAAATTCTTTTCATAATCAACTGCCTGAACCAAGCCATTAAATTCATTAAATGGTCCATCAATAACTAAAATTTCTTCGCCTGGTTGATAAGCCACTTTAGGCTTAGGCTTGTCAGCACCTTCTTGCACACGTGCAAGAATTTTATCAACTTCACGTTGCGTAATTGGAGAGGGTTTACCTGATGAACCACCAATAAAACCAATCACATTATTGGTGTTTTTAACTAGCAACCAACTGGGTTCAGTAAGTTTCATATTCACCAGCATATAACCTGGAAAAAACTTACGTTCTGCTGTTTTTTTCTGCCCATTTTTTAACTCAACAACTTGCTCAGTTGGCACCAAAACCTCACCTACCAAGTCTTCAAGTCCTTCTCTAATAACAGACTCTTCAATTGCAATCTTAACTTTCGCTTCAAAACCACTTCTTGCATGAAGCACATACCATCTTTTAGACATCTTAGCCCTCTTAATTTGTTAACAACTGCACCATCCACGAGAGCAGTGCATCAACTATCCACAAGAAAATAGCCACAATCACAACAGCAACCATAATCATACCTGTGGTTTTAATAGTTTCATCGCGCGTGGGCCACACAACTTTGCGTAATTCAATTTTTGTCTCAATTAAAAATAAACTAAAACGCACGCCTTGGGGTGATTTAAAGAACACAAAACCTGCCAACACAAGACCAACCAATAAAACCAATACTTTGTATAGCGTTGTATTTAACCCTAATGGGTCTAAATAAAACAACACAAGAGATACTATCACAATTAGAACTGATACAATCATTCCTAGTGGCGACTCTTTTGCTTGTCTTTCTACTGCTTTAGTCACATTACATCCTTTAACATGGCAGGCAAGGAGGGACTCGAACCCCCAACCAATGGTTTTGGAGACCATTACTCTACCAATTGAGCCACTTGCCTATAAACCTTAAAGGCTTGGACTATTGTCCAAGCCAACTCTATTTTTTAAATCTGTTTAAGTTTTAACTTTTTTGATTAATCCGTCACCTTAGAAACCACACCCGCACCCACCGTACGACCACCTTCTCTAATAGCAAACCTTAAACCATCTTCCATAGCGATTGGTGACAATAATTCTACTTGCATTTTCACGTTGTCACCAGGCATTACCATCTCTACACCATCAGGTAGCTGACAAGCACCTGTCACGTCTGTTGTTCTAAAATAGAACTGTGGACGGTAGTTGTTAAAGAATGGGGTATGGCGACCACCTTCATCTTTGCTTAAAATATAAACTTCAGCTTCAAACTTTGAATGTGGCTTGATTGAACCTGGCTTAGCCAATACTTGACCGCGCTCAACTTCTTCACGCTTAGTACCACGAAGTAGCACACCAACATTGTCGCCTGCTTCGCCTGAATCAAGTAACTTTCTAAACATTTCAACACCTGTACAAGTGGTGGTTTGTGTGTCTTTAATACCCACGATTTCTAACTCATCACCGACATTAACAATGCCTGCTTCAATACGACCTGTTACCACAGTACCACGACCTGAAATTGAGAACACGTCCTCAATTGGCATGATGAAGGATTTATCTGTGTCACGCTTAGGCGTTGGAATGTAGGTGTCTAGTGCTTCTACTAATTTGATGATTGAAGGTACGCCAATCTCTGACATATCGCCTTCTAAAGCTTTCAGTGCTGAACCGAAGATAACTGGGGTGTCGTCACCTGGAAAATCGTATTCGTCTAATAGCTCACGGATTTCCATTTCAACCAATTCAACCAATTCTTCATCATCAACCATATCGGCTTTGTTCATGTAAACAACGATGTAAGGTACACCTACTTGCTTAGATAATAGAATGTGCTCACGGGTTTGAGCCATTGGACCGTCTGTAGCAGCGATGACAATAATAGCGCCATCCATTTGAGCAGCGCCTGTGATCATGTTCTTAACGTAGTCAGCGTGTCCTGGGCAGTCAACGTGTGCATAGTGACGAGCTTCACTTTCATATTCTACGTGGGCTGTTGAAATAGTAATACCACGTTCTCTTTCTTCAGGGGCATTATCAATATCTGCGTAATCTTTGAATTCGCCACCGCGCGCTTCTGCCATGACTTTAGTGATGGCGGCTGTGAGTGTGGTTTTGCCGTGGTCAACGTGACCGATTGTGCCGACGTTGACGTGTGGTTTGGTTCTTTCGAATTTTTCTTTTGACATTTTATGCTCCTACGTTTAACAATTAAATTTTAAATTTTTTGGAGCTCACCAGCGGATTTGAACCACCGACCTCTTCCTTACCAAGGAAGTGCTCTACCAACTGAGCTAGGTGAGCACAACTCCCCCATCTTGGAGCGGGTAACGAGAATCGAACTCGTCTCATTGGTTTGGAAGGCCAAGGTAATACCAATATACGATACCCGCAAACCTATTATGCTTTATGGTGGAGGGGGAAGGATTTGAACCTTCGAAGGCAGAGCCGACAGATTTACAGTCTGTTCCCTTTGACCACTCGGGAACCCCTCCAAAAAACAATCAGGTATTATCCCATAGCTATCTTTAGAGCGCAAGCGTTAATTTAACGTTTTTTATTGTTTTTTAAAAGTTTGTATTCTTGCTAATTACAAACGTGAAACACCACTTGAAACAGCAGCATCAAATACCGCTTTTGGCACTATATCTATCAACCTTGGGTCAAAAGGTTTGGGAATGATATAATCTTTACCAAACACCATGGACTTTACACTATAAGCTTTTAAGACACTGTCTGGTACTTCAAGTTTTGCTAAGTCCTTAAGCGCATGAACCGCTGCTATTTTCATTTTTGAATTGATTTCACTAGCTTTTGCATCTAGCGCACCTCTGAAAATAAAAGGAAAACCCAATACATTGTTAACTTGATTTGGATAATCACTTCGACCTGTTGCCATGATTAAATCATCACGTACTGAATTAGTATCTTTGGGTGAAATTTCAGGGTCTGGATTTGACAAAGCGAACACAATAGGCTTACCTGCCATTGATTTAATCATCTGTTTTGACACCAAGTTAGCAGCAGCAACACCAATAAACACATCTGCACCTTGCATGGCATCTGCCAAGGTTTTTTTATCCGTTTTCACACTATATTGCGCTTTAATTTGACTAACATTTTTCATGTCTTGAGAAATAACACCTTCTCTATCAACCAATAAAATATTATCCTTTGACAGTCCTAATTCACACAATAAGTTTAAAGTGGCAATACCTGCTGAGCCAGCACCCAAACAAACCAACTTGGCAGTTTCAATATGCTTACCTTGGATTTCAAGCGAATTTAACAACCCTGCTGCGATAATAATGGCTGTTCCGTGCTGGTCATCGTGGAAAACAGGAATATCAAGCATTTCAATTAAACGTTTTTCAATTTCAAAACAACGAGGCGCTGAAATGTCCTCAAGATTAATACCACCAAACGTTGGTGCAATATTTTTAACCGTTTGTACAAATTCATCAACATCTTGAGTGTCAACCTCAATATCAAAGACATCAATATCTGCAAAATGTTTAAACAATACTGCCTTGCCCTCCATCACAGGTTTAGATGCTAGTGGCCCCACATTGCCAAGCCCTAAGACTGCCGAACCATCAGAAATAACAGCAACCAAATTACGCTTAATGGTAAAGTCATAAACTTTGTTTGCATCTTGTGCAATCTCACAAACAGGTGCGGCAACTCCAGGGGTGTATGCTAAACTAAGATCTTCACGTGTTGCTAGTGGCTTGTGTGATGAAACAATGATCTTTCCTGGACGGTCGCCTTGGTGATATTCTAGTGCTGATTGATGAAGTTTTGA
This Abyssogena phaseoliformis symbiont OG214 DNA region includes the following protein-coding sequences:
- the rpoB gene encoding DNA-directed RNA polymerase subunit beta → MAYSFTEKKRIRNNFGSRESILTEPDLLAIQIDSFNSFIQAGSKTKQDVGLHAVFQSVFPITAVNGYAQIEYVDYGLQEPKFNVEECKLRGVTFASTLRVKLNLVLFDKNGSTLKKKRKVKQIIEEDVYLGQLPLMTETGTFVINGTERVVVSQLHRSPGVIFEHDKGKTHSSGKILFSSRIIPYRGSWLDFEYDHHEHLYVRIDRRRKLPVTTLLRAMGLSSEGILETFFEKITVKLKAKSCNLSMAPIRLQRTIAEFDIVANQNVVVEKGRRITAKHVKLLEKAGIKSINAPLEYLLDKVISADIIDKDTGEILISANTVTSEEVLELLNTNKVKKIEILYINASETGAYISDTLRLDETQTEIEARMSIYHVMRPGEPATEDAVNLLFNNLFFKNDRYDLSKVGRMKLNRRLGIGSETGEHVLTNDDIISVIKLLINIKDGNDFVDDVDTLANRRVRAIGEMIENQFRIGLVRVEKAVREGLNLAETDELTPQDLINSKPVSAAVREFFGSSQLSQFMDQVNPLSGVTHKRRISALGPGGLTRERAGFEVRDVHPSHYGRLCPIETPEGPNIGLINTLAVYAKTNSYGFLETPYQVVKNGKVTKEVIYVSAIDEITHTIAQANAIVNDKGKLMDDLISCRHKNEFVLVNSSEVTLIDIDSKQIASVAAALIPFLEHDDANRALMGSNMQRQAVPVLKAEKPLVGTGIERVVATDSRVCVTAKHSGVVEAVDASRIVIRVDSKQTKASELGVDIYNLTKYSRSNQNTCINQKPLVKAGDKIAAGDVLADGPSTDMGELALGQNMKIAFMPWNGYNFEDSILISEKVVQEDRYTTIHIEELTAYSRDTKLGPEEITADIPNVSESALAKLDEVGVVYVGARVKGGDILVGKVTPKSETVLSPEEKLLRAIFGEKANNVKDSSLRVGASKLGVVIDVQVFTRDRVEKDARALSIDAERLERIKKDIDDEFGIIDGDIFRRVRLKLSSNVLSKTVGDIKAGEKLSAKLMKKLDNKDIAKLKVEDATVNKEVAALVKQAKTKQVEFEKFFEEERAKINEGAELPPGVMKMVKVYVATRKTLQVGDKMAGRHGNKGVISRVSPVEDMPYLADGSTIDVVLNPLGVPSRMNVGQVLEVHLGYAAKGLGHKIAAILDEKRTEMVKQIRDFLDKVYNSHGKQEDLASFNDEEIIELANNLREGVPMATPVFDGIKEEDIKSLLRLADLPESGQEQLYDGRTGEPFDRHVTVGYMHMLKLNHLVDDKMHARSTGPYSLVTQQPLSGKAQFGGQRFGEMEVWALEAYGAAHTLREMLTVKSDDVAGRAKIYKSIVDGKNLTESVMPESFNVLVKEIRSLGIDVELEQH
- the tuf gene encoding elongation factor Tu, whose product is MSKEKFERTKPHVNVGTIGHVDHGKTTLTAAITKVMAEARGGEFKDYADIDNAPEERERGITISTAHVEYESEARHYAHVDCPGHADYVKNMITGAAQMDGAIIVIAATDGPMAQTREHILLSKQVGVPYIVVYMNKADMVDDEELVELVEMEIRELLDEYDFPGDDTPVIFGSALKALEGDMSEIGVPSIIKLVEALDTYIPTPKRDTDKSFIMPIEDVFSISGRGTVVTGRIEAGIVNVGDELEIVGIKDTQTTTCTGVEMFRKLLDSGEAGDNVGVLLRGTKREEVERGQVLAKPGSIKPHSKFEAEVYILSKDEGGRHTPFFNNYRPQFYFRTTDVTGACQLPDGVEMVMPGDNVKMQVELLSPIAMEDGLRFAIREGGRTVGAGVVSKVTD
- the rplK gene encoding 50S ribosomal protein L11; this encodes MAKKIESYIKLQVAAQEANPSPPVGPALGQHGVNIMEFCKAFNAKTQDIDKGMKVPVVITVYSDRSFTFVTKTPAAALLILKITGIKKGSGVPHLDKVGNITRAQLEEVASMKMKDLNANDMDAAVNIIAGTARSMGITVEG
- a CDS encoding malic enzyme-like NAD(P)-binding protein; the protein is MSSKLHQSALEYHQGDRPGKIIVSSHKPLATREDLSLAYTPGVAAPVCEIAQDANKVYDFTIKRNLVAVISDGSAVLGLGNVGPLASKPVMEGKAVLFKHFADIDVFDIEVDTQDVDEFVQTVKNIAPTFGGINLEDISAPRCFEIEKRLIEMLDIPVFHDDQHGTAIIIAAGLLNSLEIQGKHIETAKLVCLGAGSAGIATLNLLCELGLSKDNILLVDREGVISQDMKNVSQIKAQYSVKTDKKTLADAMQGADVFIGVAAANLVSKQMIKSMAGKPIVFALSNPDPEISPKDTNSVRDDLIMATGRSDYPNQVNNVLGFPFIFRGALDAKASEINSKMKIAAVHALKDLAKLEVPDSVLKAYSVKSMVFGKDYIIPKPFDPRLIDIVPKAVFDAAVSSGVSRL
- the rplL gene encoding 50S ribosomal protein L7/L12, with protein sequence MAKLTNEDILNAIADMSVMDVVELVSAMEEKFGVSAAAVTAAPVAAVDAGDAAVEKDEFDVMLTSFGEKKVAVIKAVRSITGLGLKEAKDMVESAPVAIKEGASKAEAEDIQKQLEEAGASVELK
- the secE gene encoding preprotein translocase subunit SecE yields the protein MTKAVERQAKESPLGMIVSVLIVIVSLVLFYLDPLGLNTTLYKVLVLLVGLVLAGFVFFKSPQGVRFSLFLIETKIELRKVVWPTRDETIKTTGMIMVAVVIVAIFLWIVDALLSWMVQLLTN
- the rplA gene encoding 50S ribosomal protein L1, producing the protein MAKLTKKQKDISAKVESNKRYSINDALNLLKECATAKFDESIDVSINLGIDAKKSDQNVRGAVVLPNGTGKTVRVAVFTQGDNVAKAQDAGADVVGMEDLMKSMQDGDLNYDVVIASPDAMGVVGRLGQVLGPRGLMPNPKVGTVTPDVATAVNNAKAGQVRYRADKAGIVHGCVGRASFDVSALAQNINALMEALKKVKPSSTKGIFFKKLSISSTMGPGLSVDLASVDI
- the nusG gene encoding transcription termination/antitermination protein NusG — encoded protein: MSKRWYVLHARSGFEAKVKIAIEESVIREGLEDLVGEVLVPTEQVVELKNGQKKTAERKFFPGYMLVNMKLTEPSWLLVKNTNNVIGFIGGSSGKPSPITQREVDKILARVQEGADKPKPKVAYQPGEEILVIDGPFNEFNGLVQAVDYEKNLLKVEVLIFGRSTSVELEFSQVDKT
- the rplJ gene encoding 50S ribosomal protein L10; translation: MALNLMAKKAVVEQVNSLAKVSISVGVAEYRGLTVEQMTNLRSSATDANVTLRVVRNSLAKRALVETECECVLPVLSGPVILGFSQQDPGAVARVFKNFIKDNEDLVVKGLGVSGEFVESNQLQRIANLPTKDQAIGITMALMLAPVEKLVRTLIEVPTKATRVVAAVRDQKQS